The window GCCTTTTCGAGCTGGGTGCGAATATCGGCCGGCAGGCCGTCCCAGAATTTCTTGTTCGTCACCACGACATAGCCGATGTAGCCGTGATTGGTCACGGTGGCGTATTTCTGCACCTCATGCATTTTCTGGGTGTAGATGTTCGACCAGGTGTTTTCCTGGCCGTCGACCACGCCGGTCTGCAGCGCCTGGTAGACTTCGCCAAACGCCATCACCTGCGGGATCGCGCCCAGCGAACGGAATTGCGCCTCGATCACCTTCGAGGACTGGATGCGGAATTTCAGGCCTTTGTAGTCCGCGGGCGTCACCAGCTTCCTGTTGGCGCTCATTTGCTTGAAACCGTTGTCCCAATAGGCGAGACCGGTCATGCCCTTGGGCTCGAGCAATTTAAGCAGTTTGGCGCCGAGCGGCCCGTCGGTGACTTTGCGCAAGGCGGCAAGGTCGGGCAGGATGTAGGGAAGATCGAACACTTCGAACTCGCGGACGCCGATCGGGCCGAACTTGGAGTTCGACGGTGCCAGCATCTGCACCGCGCCGAGCTGCAGCGCTTCCAGCTCTTCCTTGTCCTTGTAGAGTGTCGAATTCGGGTAGATTTCGACCTTGACCTTGCCGTCGGTATATTTCTCCGCGAGTTCCTTGAACTTTTCGGCGGCAGCGCCCTTCGGCGTGTTCGACGCCACGACGTGGCTGAATTTTATGACGATCGGCGACTGCGCCGACGCCGGCCCCACCAGCGCCAATGCCGCGACCGACGCCGCAACCATCACCAAATTACGCATGTTTCCTCCCGCCTGAACCTTACAAAGCGCGCGCAGCGCGGCTCCTAATTTTGTATGCCAGCGGCACCAATACAGAGAAGCGGTGCGAAATACCATTGCCCCTTTAGCAGGGGCTTTTTTGTAAGGATTTGCTGCAATGCAAAATAAACCCATCCCTTGTCATTCCGGGGCGCGCGACGCGCGAGCCCGGAATCCATACTCCCGATCGTGGTTATGGATTCCGGGCTCGCCGCGACGCGGCGCCCCGGAATGACAGTGAGTTTCAGTTTGCAAACAACCACGCCAACCCAAGACACGACTTCGCAATCTCGCGGCGCGATACGCCCGAGGTTTGCTGGAAAAGTTCCTTACCCTCTGATCAGAGGGCGCAGGGAATACCGGGTGCGCGCTGCACCCGCGGTCTCGTGTGCAAAAGTGTGCAAAAGAAACGCACACGAGCATACAGGTTCAGCGGAGGCAATCCGGCATTCCCTGCGCAGTGGTTTTAACGCTTATATCGTGCTCTCCCCGGCGATCGGGCTTGTTTGACACCGTCGCCTGCGAATATGGCTGTCAGAGCCCGGTTGGGATGACAGGCCTCCGCAGACTTGACGCCAACCGCTGAGGCGTCAGGACCACACGACTTCGCCGTCCGCTTCAGCGCCGTTCGTCTGCGCGCCCTGCCATCGCTCACGGATCGATAAAACCCGCCCTGCGATCACACCTGCGCGCGGGCACTGCCGCGTCCACCGCTCCCCGCCCCAACGTTCGTGACGATGGCCAACGCCCCTCTCTCGGGACGGGATGGCAAATCATGTAGCCTGATTTGCATTTCGGAAAAACAGAAATATTTTTGCAAATGGGGCTGGACAAGCGATTCACCGGGCTACTCACTGATTTGCCCGTCGGGTCAAATCAGTTGGTCCGTTTTGTCCCCGATAGCCGACGAATCCTTGTCGTAGCAAAGCGACGCGATGTGTCAGTAGCTGACCTTCGCTACATCGGTAGCGCCGCAAACTCGCCATCCGTCGTCGATAACGCACGATAGGTTCAATCCGTAATTCAAGAGCACACCTCCGAAGAGCTGATCCCAAACGCCGTCCCTTTGGGATTAACATTGAACCATAAAGCAACTCGGCTCGACACACCATCGTCACCCCAGTCTTTGAGATGGACTCATGCGCAAGCAAAAGCGCCCCGTGCGATTTGGCAGGTAGTCTAGTGGCGTCTTCG is drawn from Bradyrhizobium lablabi and contains these coding sequences:
- a CDS encoding TRAP transporter substrate-binding protein; amino-acid sequence: MRNLVMVAASVAALALVGPASAQSPIVIKFSHVVASNTPKGAAAEKFKELAEKYTDGKVKVEIYPNSTLYKDKEELEALQLGAVQMLAPSNSKFGPIGVREFEVFDLPYILPDLAALRKVTDGPLGAKLLKLLEPKGMTGLAYWDNGFKQMSANRKLVTPADYKGLKFRIQSSKVIEAQFRSLGAIPQVMAFGEVYQALQTGVVDGQENTWSNIYTQKMHEVQKYATVTNHGYIGYVVVTNKKFWDGLPADIRTQLEKAMKEATAFGNGQSAKENDDALEAIKKAGKTEIVTLTTEQDAAMRKAMEPVYKDVAARVGQPLIDEFIKETGGASH